Proteins from a genomic interval of Salvia splendens isolate huo1 unplaced genomic scaffold, SspV2 ctg368, whole genome shotgun sequence:
- the LOC121789923 gene encoding cytochrome b6 — translation MALFAVFLLELYEMKVSYTVLRGGFAYLNKVYDWFEERLEIQAIADDITSKYVPPHVNIFYCLGGITLTCFLVQVATGFAMTFYYRPTVTEAFASVQYIMTEANFGWLIRSVHRWSASMMVLMMILHVFRVYLTGGFKKPRELTWVTGVVLGVLTASFGVTGYSLPRDQIGYWAVKIVTGVPEAIPVIGSPLVELLRGSASVGQSTLTRFYSLHTFVLPLLTAVFMLMHFPMIRKQGISGPL, via the coding sequence gtGTTTTTGCTTGAGCTGTACGAGATGAAAGTCTCATATACGGTTCTGAGGGGGGGTTTCGCCTATCTCAATAAAGTCTATGATTGGTTCGAAGAACGTCTCGAGATTCAGGCGATTGCGGATGATATAACTAGTAAATATGTTCCTCCCCATGTCAATATATTTTATTGTTTAGGGGGAATTACTCTTACTTGTTTTTTAGTACAAGTAGCTACAGGGTTTGCTATGACTTTTTACTATCGTCCGACCGTTACTGAAGCTTTTGCCTCTGTTCAATACATAATGACGGAAGCGAACTTTGGTTGGTTAATCAGATCAGTTCATCGATGGTCAGCAAGTATGATGGTCCTAATGATGATTCTACATGTTTTTCGTGTGTATCTCACCGGTGGATTTAAAAAACCTCGCGAATTGACTTGGGTTACAGGTGTGGTTCTGGGAGTATTGACCGCATCTTTTGGCGTAACTGGTTATTCCTTACCTCGGGACCAAATTGGTTATTGGGCGGTGAAAATTGTAACAGGTGTCCCTGAGGCTATTCCTGTAATAGGATCGCCTTTAGTAGAATTATTGCGCGGAAGTGCTAGTGTGGGACAATCCACCTTAACTCGTTTTTATAGTTTACACACTTTTGTATTGCCACTTCTTACTGCTGTATTTATGTTAATGCACTTTCCAATGATACGCAAACAAGGTATTTCTGGTCCTTTATAA